The proteins below are encoded in one region of Corynebacterium sphenisci DSM 44792:
- a CDS encoding COX15/CtaA family protein, whose amino-acid sequence MTTSTHDSSAPGTGRRLPLQRLPLPTIRRQRLYALLVLVAQAGIAVTGSIVRVTGSGLGCETWPQCHPGSFTPVAGAAPALHQAIEFGNRLLTFVLVALTLLLFLAVVRAGRRREIKVLALISGLGIIVQAVIGGVSVWVDLKWYAVALHFLPSMLLVWIAGLAYVKVAEPDDGAVTRTYPPLLRRLAALCAAAMTATLITGTMVTGAGPHAGDATVAPEDRLNLPIVDLTHVHAGFMYLLLGLVIGLIFALAVSEVDSAAVKLGAWLFAMILIQGGVGMIQYWNDVPEALVPVHVAGSGIVTGLTAVLFALGLRRIGGAATVTGSTAGDAEHAAAR is encoded by the coding sequence GTGACCACCTCGACCCATGATTCCAGCGCCCCCGGCACCGGGCGGCGGCTGCCGCTGCAACGGCTGCCGCTGCCGACCATCCGGCGGCAGCGCCTCTACGCCCTGCTGGTGCTCGTCGCCCAGGCCGGTATCGCGGTGACCGGATCCATCGTCCGGGTCACCGGCTCCGGGCTCGGCTGCGAGACCTGGCCGCAGTGCCACCCCGGCTCCTTCACCCCGGTCGCCGGGGCCGCCCCGGCCCTGCACCAGGCCATCGAATTCGGCAACCGGCTGCTCACCTTCGTCCTGGTCGCCCTGACCCTGCTGCTCTTCCTCGCCGTGGTCCGGGCCGGCCGCCGCCGCGAGATCAAGGTGCTGGCCCTGATCTCCGGGCTCGGCATCATCGTGCAGGCCGTGATCGGCGGCGTCTCGGTGTGGGTGGACCTGAAGTGGTACGCCGTGGCCCTGCACTTCCTGCCCTCCATGCTGCTGGTGTGGATCGCGGGCCTGGCCTACGTCAAAGTCGCCGAACCCGATGACGGCGCGGTGACCCGCACCTACCCGCCGCTGCTGCGCCGCCTGGCGGCGCTGTGCGCGGCCGCGATGACCGCCACCCTTATCACGGGCACCATGGTCACCGGCGCCGGCCCGCACGCCGGCGACGCCACGGTCGCCCCCGAGGACCGGCTGAACCTGCCCATCGTGGACCTCACCCACGTGCACGCCGGGTTCATGTACCTGCTGCTCGGCCTGGTCATCGGCCTGATCTTCGCCCTGGCGGTCAGCGAGGTCGACTCCGCGGCGGTGAAGCTCGGCGCCTGGCTGTTCGCCATGATCCTGATCCAGGGCGGGGTCGGCATGATCCAGTACTGGAACGACGTGCCCGAGGCCCTGGTGCCGGTGCACGTCGCCGGCTCCGGGATCGTCACCGGCCTGACCGCGGTGCTGTTCGCCCTGGGGCTGCGCCGCATCGGCGGCGCCGCCACCGTCACCGGCTCCACCGCCGGCGACGCCGAGCATGCCGCGGCCCGTTGA
- the tal gene encoding transaldolase, giving the protein MPNANLTALAQAGTATWLDDLSRSRLTGGGLSRLIEELEVVGVTTNPAIFHTAMTAGDAYDAQLAELARAGAEPAEAVFAMAVDDVREACDVLAPVAEATGGRDGRVSIEVDPRYAADREATIAQARELWARVDRPNAMIKIPATDESLPAVADALAEGICVNVTLIFSVPRYRQVIAAYLDGLERARANGRDLSAIHSVASFFVSRVDTEVDARLEAIGGEEALALRGTAGLANARLAYAEFEAAFAADAERWRDLAAAGANVQRPLWASTGVKNPDYPATMYVTGLAGPHTVNTMPEATLDAVAAEEAPGIADRLSGTGARAQEEMAAIAAAGVDLDEVFALLETQGVDKFVDAWRALLEAIGARLAEPRG; this is encoded by the coding sequence ATGCCCAACGCGAACCTCACCGCACTGGCCCAGGCCGGCACCGCCACCTGGCTCGACGACCTCTCCCGGAGCCGCCTCACCGGCGGCGGGCTGAGCCGGCTGATCGAGGAGCTCGAGGTGGTCGGGGTGACCACCAACCCGGCGATCTTCCACACCGCGATGACCGCCGGCGACGCCTACGACGCCCAGCTCGCGGAGCTGGCGCGGGCCGGGGCGGAGCCGGCGGAGGCGGTGTTCGCGATGGCCGTCGACGACGTGCGCGAGGCCTGCGATGTGCTCGCCCCCGTCGCCGAGGCCACCGGCGGCCGCGATGGCCGGGTGTCCATCGAGGTCGACCCCCGCTACGCCGCGGACCGGGAGGCCACCATCGCCCAGGCCCGCGAACTGTGGGCCCGGGTGGACCGGCCCAACGCCATGATCAAGATCCCGGCCACCGACGAGTCGCTGCCCGCGGTCGCCGACGCCCTCGCCGAGGGGATCTGCGTCAACGTCACCCTGATCTTCTCGGTGCCCCGGTACCGCCAGGTCATCGCCGCCTACCTGGACGGGCTGGAGCGCGCCCGCGCCAACGGCCGGGATCTCTCCGCCATCCACTCGGTGGCGTCCTTCTTCGTCTCCCGGGTGGACACCGAGGTCGACGCCCGGCTGGAGGCGATCGGCGGCGAGGAGGCGCTGGCCCTGCGCGGCACCGCGGGCCTGGCCAACGCCCGGCTGGCCTACGCCGAGTTCGAGGCCGCCTTCGCCGCGGACGCGGAGCGCTGGCGCGACCTCGCCGCCGCCGGGGCGAACGTGCAGCGGCCGCTGTGGGCCTCCACCGGGGTGAAGAACCCCGACTACCCGGCGACCATGTACGTCACCGGGCTGGCCGGCCCGCACACCGTGAACACCATGCCGGAGGCCACCCTGGACGCCGTCGCCGCCGAGGAGGCCCCCGGCATCGCCGACCGGCTCTCCGGGACCGGGGCGCGGGCGCAGGAGGAGATGGCCGCCATCGCCGCCGCCGGGGTGGACCTCGACGAGGTCTTCGCCCTGCTGGAGACCCAGGGCGTGGACAAGTTCGTCGACGCCTGGCGGGCCCTGCTGGAGGCCATCGGGGCCCGGCTGGCCGAGCCGCGCGGCTGA
- the tkt gene encoding transketolase: MTLSPELQARIERRYPDDWTDLDTRAVDTARVLAADAVQNCGSGHPGTAMSLAPLAYLLYQRVLRHDPAAPRWAGRDRFVLSCGHSSLTQYIQLYLAGFGVELEDLKALRTWGALTPGHPEYGHTDGVEITTGPLGQGLASAVGMAMAARRERGLLDPEAAPGTSPFDHFVYVIASDGDVQEGVTAEACSLAGTQGLGNLIVFWDDNGISIEDDTTIAFTEDVAARYRAYGWQVIEVDGGEDVAALEAAVAEAKADRDRPTFVRVRSVIAYPAPNAMNTGASHGAALGEEEVALIKRELGFDPEATFEVPAEVIEHTRALAARAAAAHAEWDAAFDAWAAANPEGKALFDRMTAGELPAGYADALPSWEADAKGLATRKASEAVLQELGRTLPELWGGSADLAGSNNTVIKGDPSFGPEEISTGTWTTSPYGRNLHFGIREHAMGAILNGIALHGGTRPYGGTFLIFSDYMRPAVRLAALMGVSPIYVWTHDSIGLGEDGPTHQPVEQLASLRAIPGMATLRPADANETAAAWVAALEGPAGPKALALTRQNVPVLAGTAEAAAEGVRRGAYVLRDTEGTPDVILMATGSEVQLALAAAEDLTGSGVAARVVSVPCLEWFEAQDEDYRESVLPAAVRARVSVEAGIAMPWHRHLGEAGRAVSLEHFGASADYARLFAEFGITAEAVVSAARESIAAAGA; this comes from the coding sequence GTGACCCTCTCCCCCGAGCTGCAGGCGCGCATCGAGCGCAGGTACCCCGACGACTGGACGGATCTGGACACCCGGGCGGTGGACACCGCCCGGGTGCTCGCCGCCGATGCGGTGCAGAACTGCGGGTCCGGCCACCCCGGCACCGCGATGAGCCTCGCCCCGCTGGCCTACCTGCTCTACCAGCGGGTGCTGCGCCATGATCCGGCGGCGCCGCGCTGGGCGGGCCGGGACCGCTTCGTGCTGTCCTGCGGGCACTCCTCGCTGACCCAGTACATCCAGCTCTACCTCGCCGGCTTCGGCGTGGAGCTGGAGGATCTGAAGGCGCTGCGCACCTGGGGCGCGCTGACCCCCGGCCACCCCGAGTACGGGCACACCGACGGGGTGGAGATCACCACCGGCCCGCTGGGCCAGGGCCTGGCCTCCGCGGTGGGCATGGCGATGGCCGCCCGCCGCGAGCGCGGCCTGCTCGACCCCGAGGCCGCCCCGGGGACCTCCCCCTTCGACCACTTCGTCTACGTGATCGCCTCCGACGGCGACGTCCAGGAGGGCGTCACCGCCGAGGCCTGCTCCCTGGCCGGCACCCAGGGGCTGGGCAACCTGATCGTGTTCTGGGACGACAACGGCATCTCCATCGAGGACGACACCACCATCGCCTTCACCGAGGACGTCGCCGCCCGCTACCGGGCCTACGGCTGGCAGGTGATCGAGGTCGACGGCGGCGAGGACGTCGCCGCCCTGGAGGCCGCGGTCGCCGAGGCGAAGGCGGACCGGGACCGGCCCACCTTCGTCCGGGTGCGCTCGGTCATCGCCTACCCCGCCCCGAACGCGATGAACACCGGCGCCTCGCACGGCGCCGCCCTCGGCGAGGAGGAGGTGGCGCTGATCAAGCGGGAGCTGGGCTTCGACCCGGAGGCCACCTTCGAGGTGCCCGCCGAGGTCATCGAGCACACCCGCGCGCTGGCCGCCCGGGCCGCGGCGGCGCATGCCGAATGGGACGCCGCCTTCGACGCCTGGGCCGCCGCCAACCCGGAGGGCAAGGCGCTGTTCGACCGGATGACCGCCGGCGAGCTGCCGGCCGGCTACGCCGACGCGCTGCCCTCCTGGGAGGCCGACGCCAAGGGCCTGGCCACCCGCAAGGCCTCCGAGGCGGTGCTGCAGGAGCTCGGCCGCACCCTGCCGGAGCTGTGGGGCGGGTCCGCGGACCTCGCCGGGTCCAACAACACCGTGATCAAGGGCGATCCCTCCTTCGGCCCGGAGGAGATCAGCACCGGCACCTGGACCACCTCCCCCTACGGGCGCAACCTGCACTTCGGCATCCGCGAGCACGCCATGGGCGCGATCCTCAACGGCATCGCGCTGCACGGCGGCACCCGCCCCTACGGCGGCACCTTCCTGATCTTCTCCGACTACATGCGCCCGGCGGTGCGCCTGGCCGCCCTGATGGGGGTCTCCCCCATCTACGTGTGGACCCATGACTCGATCGGCCTCGGCGAGGACGGGCCCACCCACCAGCCGGTGGAGCAGCTCGCCTCGCTGCGCGCCATCCCGGGCATGGCCACCCTGCGCCCGGCCGACGCCAACGAGACCGCCGCGGCCTGGGTCGCCGCCCTGGAGGGCCCGGCCGGGCCGAAGGCGCTGGCGCTGACCCGGCAGAACGTGCCGGTGCTGGCCGGTACCGCGGAGGCCGCCGCCGAGGGGGTGCGCCGCGGCGCCTACGTGCTGCGCGACACCGAGGGCACCCCGGACGTGATCCTGATGGCCACCGGCTCCGAGGTGCAGCTGGCCCTCGCCGCCGCCGAGGACCTCACCGGCTCCGGGGTGGCCGCCCGGGTGGTCTCCGTGCCCTGCCTGGAGTGGTTCGAGGCCCAGGACGAGGACTACCGGGAGTCGGTGCTGCCGGCGGCGGTGCGCGCCCGGGTCTCCGTGGAGGCCGGGATCGCGATGCCCTGGCACCGCCACCTCGGCGAGGCCGGCCGCGCGGTGAGCCTGGAGCACTTCGGCGCCTCCGCCGACTACGCCCGGCTCTTCGCCGAGTTCGGGATCACCGCCGAGGCGGTCGTCTCCGCCGCCCGCGAGTCCATCGCCGCCGCCGGCGCCTGA
- the zwf gene encoding glucose-6-phosphate dehydrogenase yields the protein MREHQTPAAGWTNPLRDPQDKRLPRIAGPGGMVIFGVTGDLARRKLLPAIYDLANRGLLPASFALVGYGRRDWSKEYFESYVRDAVTAGARTPFREHVWRRLAEGIHFVRGTFDDDAAFDRLAGTLAELDASRGTAGNWAYYLSIPPDNFPDVCHQLDRAGLAAAGPDNWRRVIIEKPFGHDLASARELNRIVNQVFPESSVFRIDHYLGKETVQNILAMRFANQLFDPLWNSHYIDHVQITMAEDIGLGGRAGYYDGIGAARDVIQNHLLQLLALVAMEEPIAFTPEELQAEKVKVLRATEAVRPLSKTTARGQYAAGWQGSHQVRGLREEEGFDAESTTETYAACTLQINSRRWAGVPFYLRTGKRLGRRVTEIALVFKTAPHLPFADTMTQALGANAMVIRVQPDEGVLMRFGSKVPGSTMEVRDVNMDFSYAESFTEQAPEAYERLILDALLDEASLFPTNEEVELSWRILDPVIEYWAGRGRPEDYPAGTWGPASADRMLARAGRTWRRP from the coding sequence ATGAGAGAACACCAGACCCCCGCGGCCGGCTGGACCAACCCGCTGCGCGACCCGCAGGACAAGCGGCTGCCCCGGATCGCCGGGCCCGGCGGCATGGTGATCTTCGGGGTCACCGGGGACCTGGCCCGCCGCAAGCTGCTGCCCGCGATCTACGACCTCGCCAACCGGGGCCTGCTGCCGGCCTCCTTCGCCCTGGTCGGCTACGGCCGCCGGGACTGGTCCAAGGAGTACTTCGAGTCCTACGTGCGCGACGCCGTCACCGCCGGGGCGCGCACCCCCTTCCGGGAGCACGTCTGGCGCCGCCTGGCGGAGGGCATCCACTTCGTGCGCGGCACCTTCGACGATGACGCCGCCTTCGACCGCCTCGCCGGCACACTCGCCGAACTCGACGCCTCCCGGGGCACCGCCGGCAACTGGGCGTACTACCTGTCCATCCCCCCGGACAACTTCCCGGACGTGTGCCACCAGCTGGATCGGGCGGGCCTGGCCGCCGCCGGGCCGGACAACTGGCGCCGGGTGATCATCGAGAAGCCCTTCGGCCACGACCTGGCCAGCGCCCGGGAGCTCAACCGGATCGTCAACCAGGTGTTCCCGGAGTCCTCGGTGTTCCGGATCGACCACTACCTGGGCAAGGAGACGGTGCAGAACATCCTCGCGATGCGCTTCGCCAACCAGCTCTTCGACCCGCTGTGGAACTCCCACTACATCGACCATGTGCAGATCACCATGGCCGAGGACATCGGCCTGGGCGGCCGGGCCGGCTACTACGACGGCATCGGCGCCGCCCGGGACGTGATCCAGAACCACCTGCTGCAGCTGCTCGCCCTGGTCGCCATGGAGGAGCCGATCGCCTTCACCCCGGAGGAGCTGCAGGCGGAGAAGGTGAAGGTGCTGCGCGCCACCGAGGCGGTGCGCCCGCTGTCGAAGACCACCGCCCGCGGCCAGTACGCCGCCGGCTGGCAGGGCTCGCACCAGGTGCGCGGGCTGCGCGAGGAGGAGGGCTTCGACGCGGAGTCCACCACCGAGACCTACGCCGCGTGCACCCTGCAGATCAACTCCCGGCGCTGGGCGGGCGTGCCCTTCTACCTGCGCACCGGCAAGCGCCTAGGCCGCCGGGTCACCGAGATCGCGCTGGTGTTCAAGACCGCCCCGCATCTGCCCTTCGCGGACACCATGACCCAGGCGCTGGGCGCCAACGCGATGGTGATCCGGGTGCAGCCCGATGAGGGGGTGCTGATGCGCTTCGGCTCCAAGGTGCCCGGGTCCACCATGGAGGTCCGGGACGTGAACATGGACTTCTCCTACGCGGAGTCCTTCACCGAGCAGGCCCCGGAGGCCTACGAGCGGCTCATCCTGGACGCCCTGCTCGACGAGGCGAGCCTGTTCCCCACCAATGAGGAGGTCGAGCTGTCCTGGCGGATCCTCGACCCCGTGATCGAGTACTGGGCGGGCCGCGGCCGGCCCGAGGACTACCCCGCCGGCACCTGGGGGCCCGCCTCCGCGGACCGGATGCTCGCCCGCGCCGGCCGCACCTGGCGCCGGCCCTAG
- a CDS encoding heme o synthase produces MLETVKAYFALTKPRVIELLLVAAIPAMLQADRGEVHVWYILGTLVGGWMGAAAANTFNMVADSDIDKLMNRTRRRPLAEQTVTNRHALVFGVALMVASFLWLWLLCNSLLAAVFILITIAFYVFVYTMWLKRRTDQNVVWGGAAGCMPVFVGWAVITDNSANVTGWAHWWQAAVLFMVIFFWTPPHTWALGLRYREDYEAAGVPMMPVVREPLYVTVRIIAYTAATAVTTFLLIPAAGWVYLVTSLIAAAWFLRGAILLHREVKAGGEIKPMKLFLLSNNYLALVCVGLSVDAVLGLQTVAQMLG; encoded by the coding sequence TTGCTGGAGACCGTCAAGGCGTATTTCGCGCTGACGAAACCCCGCGTCATCGAGCTGCTGCTCGTGGCCGCGATCCCGGCGATGCTGCAAGCCGACCGCGGCGAGGTCCACGTGTGGTACATCCTCGGCACGCTGGTCGGCGGCTGGATGGGCGCCGCCGCGGCGAACACCTTCAACATGGTCGCCGACTCGGACATCGACAAGCTGATGAACCGCACCCGGCGCCGCCCGCTGGCGGAGCAGACGGTGACCAACCGGCACGCCCTGGTCTTCGGGGTGGCGCTGATGGTGGCGAGCTTCCTGTGGCTGTGGCTGCTGTGCAACTCCCTGCTCGCCGCGGTGTTCATCCTGATCACCATCGCCTTCTACGTCTTCGTCTACACCATGTGGCTCAAGCGCCGCACCGACCAGAACGTGGTCTGGGGCGGCGCCGCCGGCTGCATGCCGGTGTTCGTGGGCTGGGCGGTGATCACCGACAACTCCGCCAACGTCACCGGCTGGGCGCACTGGTGGCAGGCCGCGGTGCTGTTCATGGTGATCTTCTTCTGGACCCCGCCGCACACCTGGGCGCTGGGCCTGCGCTACCGGGAGGACTACGAGGCCGCGGGGGTGCCGATGATGCCGGTGGTGCGCGAGCCGCTCTACGTCACGGTGCGCATCATCGCCTACACCGCGGCCACCGCGGTGACCACCTTCCTGCTCATCCCGGCGGCCGGCTGGGTGTACCTGGTGACCTCCCTCATCGCCGCCGCCTGGTTCCTGCGCGGGGCGATCCTGCTGCACCGGGAGGTCAAGGCCGGCGGGGAGATCAAGCCGATGAAGCTGTTCCTGCTGTCCAACAACTACCTGGCGCTGGTGTGCGTGGGCCTGTCCGTGGACGCGGTGCTGGGCCTGCAGACCGTCGCCCAGATGCTCGGCTGA